In the genome of Leishmania infantum JPCM5 genome chromosome 27, one region contains:
- the putative ABCA9 gene encoding ATP-binding cassette protein subfamily A, member 9, translating into MRAPTNPLAPSSHANAYNAYLPAFLPSPVQRPASPLVDLDDMFHGVSTFVLHDEDLSTAPAPAYAVPAYLAAAQCPHIQPQRTLTAGAPSEAKDDADSNDMELIMLDTESRSSRISLKQRQQPRRNRRSSSESTREERSQVSYARASTGTRSHGASDYGSYDYSLYPRRQSSIYNVYSDESLSAYSRRSGSCQQLGHTILRVLILMKRDWCSTLCEFLIPIFFLGGSILLWALYGKTSADDFDYYNSLGPLAVLQVAANISSSLCYNASLASGIAGLTPCLEGQKYYCPHGRGIPTGFCYDPPLKNVVAQLLGALPLTTSPMLPLDTLIACQWVGMDQSIRASTPFSYGGLLYFAPRTPEVESLVSYMRTQSKLFDNAYGGTFATAADATSHILSLTHDDPPTWGVVELDSYTADTFNVKIMVNSSALPATSDSILSGYLGGLDMSTNSPYIFSGYTTLQTLVYNHYTTSVLGKPATKPLTYTAMPTKAYNTSSFLLTGASLAPLILVLGFLYPVSQLTKRIVVEKELRIREAMLIMGLSEWTMYLAWLVVYGVWYTVVSIIITVLLRLTYLPESSPGYVFFMFLLFSWSTIALSGAIAAVFSKARLAAIIAPLIYFAMAIPLFAMERASGGAKMGIMILGPSAFAVGFALLFEHEVNGGAGVGALAYFRDEPKLIVVFVLLFVDIFVYLLLMMYFDRVVPKEWGTTKNPLFFVIDPVRWCFCRRRAGDADNDGDVPGDGRAEDGVFEAVDPAVEEAAAVRIRGLRKTFRRGGKAFAAVDDLCWSLNEGEISVLLGHNGAGKSTTMNLMTGMLEADGGDCYVYGHSVRHELSAVRQEIGLCPQHNILWPQLTVREHLDYYAAIKGLRGSEKEDAIRRLLAAVDLEDKEHYMSKALSGGQKRKLSVAVAFVGGSRLVILDEPTAGMDVGARRHTWSLLKEMAKWHTILLTTHFMDEADLLGDTVAIMSKGRLQCAGSNMFLKSKLGVGFVLTMSVVSHARRGPIEQMVQTLVPAAEAIGSGAGEVAYRLPMASKPMFPDLLCAVEEGIPGLGINAYSLSATTLEEVFIKIAEGPDAERDADALAAKEKAEATAAVWNVEM; encoded by the coding sequence ATGCGTGCACCTACAAACCCACTGGCTCCATCGTCGCACGCCAATGCGTACAACGCGTACTTGCCTGCCTTTCTGCCATCGCCGGTGCAACGgccggcatcgccgctggTCGATTTGGATGACATGTTTCACGGTGTCTCAACTTTTGTCTTGCACGACGAAGACCTGTCCACAGCGCCTGCACCTGCATATGCAGTGCCGGCGTAcctcgcagcagctcagTGCCCTCACATCCAACCACAACGCACGTTAACTGCAGGGGCTCCCAGTGAAGCAAAAGATGATGCTGACAGCAATGATATGGAGCTCATAATGCTTGACACAGAGAGCCGCAGTTCTCGCATCTCGctcaagcagcggcagcagccacgcagAAACCGCAGGTCGTCCAGTGAGTCtacgagagaggagagatCCCAAGTCTCGTATGCGAGAGCCtccacaggcacacgcagccacggcgccaGCGATTACGGCTCGTATGACTACAGCTTATACCCTCGCCGACAGTCTTCTATCTACAACGTGTATTCTGATGAGAGCTTGTCCGCCTACAGCCGCCGTAGTGGATCCTGCCAGCAACTCGGGCACACCATCCTGCGCGTGTTGATCCTGATGAAGCGAGATTGGTGCTCGACGCTGTGCGAGTTCTTGATTCCCATTTTCTTCCTCGGTGGCTCCATCTTGCTATGGGCTCTCTACGGCAAAACGTCTGCCGACGATTTCGACTATTACAACAGTCTGGGGCCTTTGGCAGTGCTTCAAGTGGCCGCCAACATCAGCAGCTCCCTGTGCTACAACGCGTCCTTGGCgagcggcatcgccggcttaACGCCGTGTCTGGAGGGACAAAAGTATTATTGTCCCCACGGCCGCGGCATCCCGACTGGCTTCTGCTACGACCCGCCTCTCAAAAACGTGGTAGCAcagctcctcggcgctcTGCCACTCACGACATCGCCAATGCTCCCCCTGGACACACTCATCGCGTGCCAGTGGGTGGGGATGGATCAGTCGATTCGAGCATCAACGCCGTTCTCCTACGGCGGCCTGCTGTACTTTGCGCCGCGAACGCCGGAGGTGGAGTCGCTGGTGTCGTACATGCGGACCCAGTCCAAGCTGTTCGACAACGCGTACGGCGGCACATttgcgacggcagcggacgCTACGTCACACATACTGTCGTTGACGCACGACGACCCGCCGACGTGGGGCGTTGTGGAGCTGGACAGCTACACGGCCGACACGTTCAACGTGAAGATCATGGTCAACTCATCGGCCTTGCCAGCGACGTCGGACAGCATTCTCAGCGGGTACCTTGGCGGGCTGGACATGTCGACCAACTCGCCGTACATCTTCTCGGGCTACACGACGCTGCAGACGCTCGTGTACAATCACTACACCACGAGTGTGCTCGGCAAGCCGGCGACGAAGCCGCTGACCTACACCGCCATGCCCACGAAGGCATACAATACCAGCTCCTTTTTGTTGACTGGTGCCTCCCTGGCGCCGCTGATTTTGGTGCTTGGGTTCCTGTATCCTGTTTCGCAGCTGACGAAGCGGATTgtggtggagaaggagctgcgcatCCGGGAGGCCATGCTCATCATGGGTCTCTCTGAGTGGACCATGTACCTTGCGTGGCTCGTGGTGTACGGCGTGTGGTACACTGTGGTGTCCATTATCATCACGGTCCTCCTGCGCTTGACATACTTGCCCGAAAGCAGCCCCGGGTACGTCTTCTTCATGTTCTTGCTCTTCTCTTGGTCCACCATCGCACTGTCCGGCGCGATTGCGGCTGTGTTCAGCAAGGCCCGGCTGGCGGCCATCATCGCGCCTCTCATCTACTTCGCGATGGCGATACCGCTCTTTGCGATGGAAAGAGCCAGCGGGGGCGCCAAGATGGGCATCATGATCCTGGGCCCGAGCGCTTTTGCTGTCGGCTTCGCTCTGCTCTTTGAGCACGAGGTGaatggcggcgccggagtCGGTGCGCTGGCATACTTCCGCGACGAGCCGAAACTGATCGTTGTGTTTGTGCTCCTCTTTGTGGACATCTTTGTGTACCTGCTGCTGATGATGTACTTCGACCGCGTGGTCCCGAAGGAGTGGGGGACGACGAAGAACCCGCTGTTCTTCGTCATCGACCCCGTGCGGTGGTGCttctgccgacgccgcgcgggcgacgccgacaacgacggcgacgtccCGGGGGACGGGCGCGCGGAAGACGGCGTGTTCGAGGCGGTGGACCctgcggtggaggaggctgcggcggtgcggaTCCGCGGGCTGCGCAAGACGTtcaggcgcggcggcaaggcgTTTGCTGCGGTGGACGACCTGTGCTGGTCGCTGAACGAGGGCGAGATCTCTGTGCTGCTGGGCCACAACGGCGCGGGCAAGTCGACGACGATGAACCTGATGACCGGGATGCTGGaagctgacggcggcgactgcTACGTGTACGGGCACTCCGTGCGGCACGAGCTGAGCGCTGTGCGGCAGGAGATCGGGCTGTGTCCGCAGCACAACATCCTGTGGCCACAGCTGACGGTGCGGGAGCACCTGGACTACTACGCTGCCATCAAGGGGCTGAGGGGGTCTGAGAAGGAGGATGCGATCCGGCGGCTGCTTGCCGCGGTGGACCTGGAGGACAAGGAGCACTACATGTCGAAGGCGCTGTCTGGCGGGCAGAAGCGGAAGCTGTCGGTTGCCGTTGCGTTTGTTGGCGGCAGCCGGCTCGTGATCCTGGACGAGCCGACGGCCGGGATGGACGTtggcgcgcggcggcacacgtGGTCGCTGCTGAAGGAGATGGCGAAGTGGCACACGATTCTGCTGACGACGCACTTcatggacgaggcggacCTGCTCGGCGACACGGTTGCGATCATGAGCAAGGGGCGACTGCAGTGCGCGGGGTCGAACATGTTCCTGAAGTCGAAGCTTGGCGTTGGGTTCGTGCTGACGATGTCTGTCGTgtcgcacgcgcggcgcggACCGATCGAGCAGATGGTGCAGACGCTCGTGCCTGCGGCGGAGGCTattggcagcggcgcgggcgaAGTCGCGTACCGGCTGCCGATGGCGTCGAAGCCTATGTTCCCCGACCTGCTTTgcgctgtggaggagggcatcCCCGGCCTTGGGATCAACGCGTACTCGctgtcggcgacgacgctggaggaggtaTTCATCAAGATCGCGGAGGGCCCGGACGCGGAGCGCGACGCGGATGCGCTTgcggcgaaggagaaggcggaggcgacggctgCTGTGTGGAACGTGGAGATG
- a CDS encoding putative vesicular transport protein (CDC48 homologue): MPGMSDRLKDRLKQMARQTPNGYRKQRPGSGPRHFADDNYPFHAKRPRDEEEEGPQSSKSGSSRVHSGKEAGKSASGDGEGEVLGVIPKITLEDMGGLAKELPVIKELIELPVRMPHLFNCLGADPPCGVLLHGPPGVGKTKLVHAIAGSLQVPLFFVAAPEIVSGISGDSEAKLRNLFMDAIAAAPSIVFIDEIDTIAGRREDAQRAMESRIVGQLLTCMDQVSQAWRQHNKVVCVMGATNRPEALDTALRRAGRFDREIALGIPSIDERQSILSIICAKINLSDGVDFFELANMTPGYVGADLHLLVKEACILAIRRKYKELDERGAVDDVKTEELSGFCVTFDELKEATTRVQPSAMREGFTTIPNVSWDDVGALEDVREELMTSILQPIRAPKLHHRFGLDHPVGVLLYGPPGCGKTLVAKAIANQSGANFISIKGPELLNKFVGESERSVRMVFARGRASAPCVLFFDELDALAPRRGSDRANPSSERVVNQLLTELDGVEGRKDVYVIGATNRPDMIDSAMLRPGRLDKLLYVPLPSPAQRESILRTHARKYPVDAEVSLERLAHDERLTGFSGADLAALMREASLTALKGVYKSHTKDELEELERDITGKSADTADLPTITADNFEASLAKIKPSVSAADRANYENMSIEIRNNAKNTD; encoded by the coding sequence ATGCCAGGCATGAGTGACCGCCTCAAGGACAGGCTGAAGCAGATGGCTCGGCAGACCCCCAACGGGTACCGTAAGCAGCGCCCCGGCAGCGGCCCACGGCACTTCGCCGACGACAACTACCCTTTTCACGCAAAGCGGCCGcgtgacgaggaggaggaagggccGCAGAGTAGCAAgtccggcagcagccgtgttCACAGTGGCAAGGAGGCGGGAAagagcgccagcggcgacggggagggcgaggtgcTCGGTGTCATCCCGAAGATCACCCTCGAAGACATGGGCGGCTTGGCCAAGGAGCTGCCGGTAATAAAAGAGCTCATTGAGCTGCCCGTCCGCATGCCGCACCTCTTTAACTGCCTCGGTGCAGATCCGCCGTGCGGCGTCCTGCTGCATGGCCCGCCGGGTGTCGGCAAGACAAAGCTCGTCCACGCCATCGCCGGCTCGCTGCAGGTGCCCCTCTTTTTTGTCGCGGCGCCAGAGATCGTCTCCGGCATCAGCGGTGACAGCGAGGCAAAGCTGAGGAACTTGTTCATGGACGCCatagcggcggcgccgagcaTTGTTTTCATCGACGAGATCGACACCATCGCGGGCCGTCGCGAGGACGCCCAGCGCGCAATGGAGAGTCGCATCGTTGGACAGCTGCTTACGTGCATGGATCAGGTGTCGCAGGCCTGGCGACAGCACAACAAGGTGGTTTGCGTCATGGGGGCGACAAACCGCCCAGAGGCGTTGGacacggcgctgcgccgcgccggccgGTTCGATCGGGAAATTGCCCTCGGCATCCCCTCAATCGACGAGCGACAGAGCATCCTCAGTATCATCTGCGCGAAAATCAACTTGTCCGACGGCGTCGATTTCTTTGAGCTCGCCAACATGACCCCCGGCTACGTCGGCGCAGACCTGCACCTTCTCGTCAAGGAGGCTTGCATCCTCGCCATCCGCCGCAAGTACAAGGAGCTGGACGAGCGTGGCGCTGTGGACGATGTAAAGACGGAAGAGCTCTCCGGGTTCTGCGTCACATTCGAtgagctgaaggaggcgacgacgcgggTGCAGCCGTCGGCGATGCGAGAGGGCTTCACGACGATCCCGAACGTCTCGTGGGACGACGTCGGCGCCCTCGAGGACGTGCGCGAGGAGCTCATGACCAGCATCTTGCAGCCTATCCGCGCCCCGAAGTTGCATCACCGCTTCGGTCTCGACCACCCCGTCGGCGTGCTGCTCTACGGCCCACCGGGCTGCGGCAAGACGCTGGTCGCAAAGGCAATCGCGAACCAATCGGGCGCCAACTTTATCTCCATCAAGGGTCCAGAGCTGCTCAACAAGTTCGTTGGCGAGAGTGAGCGCAGCGTGCGCATGGTCTTCGCGCGTGGGCGGGCCAGCGCCCCATGCGTCCTCTTTTTCGACGAGCTGGATGCACTGGCACCGCGCCGCGGGTCGGACCGGGCAAACCCGAGCAGCGAGCGCGTAGTGAACCAGCTGCTGACCGAGCTGGACGGTGTGGAGGGGCGCAAGGATGTTTACGTGATCGGGGCCACGAACCGCCCCGATATGATCGATTCTGCCATGCTGCGCCCAGGTCGCCTGGACAAACTGTTAtacgtgccgctgccgtcgcctgcgcagcgtgaATCGATTCTGCGGACGCACGCCCGCAAGTACCCGGTGGATGCCGAGGTGAGCCTGGAAAGGCTGGCGCATGACGAGCGGCTCACCggcttcagcggcgccgacttGGCCGCCCTAATGCGCGAGGCGTCGCTGACCGCACTGAAGGGCGTGTACAAGTCCCACACGAAAgacgagctggaggagctggagcgcgaCATCACCGGCAAGAGCGCCGATACGGCGGATCTGCCCACCATTACGGCAGACAACTTCGAGGCGAGCTTGGCAAAGATCAAGCCGTCGGTGTCTGCGGCGGATCGGGCAAATTATGAGAACATGAGCATCGAGATACGCAACAACGCCAAGAATACCGACTAA